A stretch of Lathyrus oleraceus cultivar Zhongwan6 chromosome 6, CAAS_Psat_ZW6_1.0, whole genome shotgun sequence DNA encodes these proteins:
- the LOC127094176 gene encoding uncharacterized protein LOC127094176, which translates to MESGKKKTFQIKAKVPCVKKFIAFRDGLTNIRRDAFTLKYGKILHLLSVPVQKEAITALAQFYDPPLRSFLFRDFQLAPTLEEFGRILDSPKQKKGPYRGLGQIPKPEELAEVLDIPVKDLTPNIKIWGRVQGIPQEYLEKTAQSFAKAQKWEAHDTIMALLIFGLVLFPNMEKLIDVAAISVFWAVKVKNEDPVPALLADVYHTLHLRFEKEGGLMLCCIPLLYQWLVSHVFKEVDTIESMDGYEWSQKLVGLTENTIIWYPHGLNVGDTITSCGEFPNVPLIGSKGCINYNPILAMRQLGYPITYKPDDQLLEGFVFHDMDDPVMLRRVIRAWEKVRFRGQDRGKGVIGDREPYHQWVTRRSLEIKLPFILDPPTQPSPPEPIPVSMEEVEALRATIARLGRENEELQTSFQQVSNERNEIKWELERKKAQLEATEEKVNKEEHKRKKVKVGMEQADHCLETIKEQLRQVEKEC; encoded by the coding sequence ATGGAGTCAGGAAAGAAAAAAACATTCCAAATCAAAGCTAAGGTACCGTGTGTGAAGAAGTTCATTGCATTCAGAGATGGGTTGACTAATATCCGTCGAGACGCATTCACACTCAAATATGGGAAGATTCTACACTTGTTGTCTGTACCGGTGCAGAAAGAAGCTATTACCGCACtagcccagttttatgatccacCACTCAGAAGTTTCCTCTTTAGAGATTTCCAGTTGGCCCCGACTTTGGAAGAATTCGGAAGAATATTGGACTCTCCTAAGCAGAAGAAGGGACCATACAGGGGGCTAGGTCAAATCCCTAAACCCGAAGAGTTGGCAGAAGTACTAGACATTCCAGTCAAAGATCTAACCCCTAACATCAAAATTTGGGGGAGGGTGCAAGGAATTCCACAAGAGTACCTGGAGAAAACTGCTCAAAGCTTTGCCAAAGCCCAGAAGTGGGAAGCCCATGATACTATTATGGCTTTACTTATTTTtggattggtgttatttcctaacaTGGAGAAGTTAATTGATGTAGCAGCTATTAGCGTGTTTTGGGCCGTCAAGGTTAAGAATGAAGATCCAGTACCCGCACTCCTAGCAGATGTCTATCACACCTTGCACTTACGCTTTGAGAAAGAGGGAGGACTGATGTTATGTTGCATACCACTCCTTTACCAATGGCTTGTCTCTCATGTGTTCAAAGAGGTTGATACAATTGAAAGTATGGATGGATATGAGTGGTCTCAAAAGCTAGTAGGACTCACTGAAAATACCATTATTTGGTATCCTCATGGCCTGAATGTGGGAGATACAATTACTAGTTGTGGAGAATTTCCGAACGTACCATTGATAGGGTCAAAAGGATGCATTAACTACAATCCTATTTTAGCGATGAGGCAGTTGGGTTACCCTATCACCTATAAGCCGGATGACCAGTTGTTAGAAGGTTTTGTGTTCCATGATATGGACGATCCCGTTATGCTGAGAAGGGTTATCCGAGCCTGGGAGAAAGTTCGCTTCAGAGGACAAGACAGAGGAAAGGGTGTCATAGGGGATAGAGAACCCTATCATCAATGGGTCACCAGAAGAAGTCTAGAGATCAAACTGCCATTCATCCTCGATCCTCCAACTCAACCTTCACCACCAGAACCCATCCCTGTCTCCATGGAAGAAGTGGAAGCGTTGAGAGCTACTATAGCAAGACTTGGACGAGAAAATGAAGAGTTACAGACCagcttccaacaagtttcaaatgaaagaAATGAAATAAAGTGGGAACTAGAGAGGAAGAAGGCCCAGCTTGAAGCGACTGAGGAAAAGGTCAACAAGGAAGAACATAAGAGAAAGAAAGTGAAGGTAGGCATGGAACAAGCTGATCACTGCCTAGAAACCATTAAAGAGCAGTTGAGACAAGTTGAGAAAGAATGCTAG
- the LOC127094177 gene encoding uncharacterized protein LOC127094177: MLNETTSPSSSSSPQSPPYYVLSTDNKPSDPQSPTLAQLHARALASQQPSQTEPEPEVTSPPPEQQNPPTYEQPQTPPPVQQPNPPPEQPIHSTSEPQPNPQPEQTTPSPYAIPTPPTFVATITPILNLDDTNPPSPSSLASASEPGTAFPTLKEVINVFAESSVEKIKSLTINSGINDDPSAAEAKAKADVEEAARIAAEEAAKAMVDALTQGEQSNYGFAPLVLKTLEELQKEQQVVRVRLDHQVSVNINIQNMLTQLLQRMPPPPNP, from the exons atgctgaatgaaactACCTCACCTTCATCCTCATCCTCACCTCAATCCCCACCATATTATGTCCTTTCCACTGACAACAAACCCTCTGACCCACAATCCCCCACTCTAGCTCAGCTTCACGCtcgtgctctggcctctcaacaaCCATCACAAACTGAACCTGAACCAGAAGTCACTTCTCCACCCCCTGAACAACAAAATCCTCCTACATATGAACAACCTCAAACACCACCACCTGTACAACAACCAAATCCACCTCCTGAACAACCAATCCACTCaacatctgaacctcaaccaaaTCCACAACCTGAACAAACAACACCTTCCCCCTATGCTATTCCCACACCACCAACATTTGTTGCCACCATCACTCCCATTCTAAATCTTGATGACACCAATCCACCTTCTCCATCCTCCCTAGCCTCTGCCTCTGAACCCGGAACTGCCTTTCCTACCCTAAAAGAAGTAATAAAtgtttttgcagagtcttcagtagagaagatcaagtctctgaCTATCAACTCTGGCATCAACGATGATCCCTCTGCA GCTGAGGCAAAAGCAAAAGCCGACGTTGAAGAAGCAGCACGTATTGCTGCAGAGGAAGCTGCCAAGGCCATGGTTGATGCTTTGACTCAGGGGGAGCAATCTAACTATGGGTTTGCCCCTCTAGTATTAAAGACTCTAGAGGAATTGCAAAAGGAACAACAAGTAGTACGAGTCAGGCTGGATCACCAGGTTTCCGTCAACatcaacattcagaacatgttgaCTCAGCTGCTCCAACGGATGCCTCCGCccccaaacccttag